A section of the Marinoscillum sp. 108 genome encodes:
- a CDS encoding glutamate synthase subunit beta, translating into MGAVDGFLKYNRELPEVRDPKSRIADYNEIYVPFAEEKTNKQAARCMDCGIPFCHNGCPLGNHIPDFNDAVFNKDWETAFKILSSTNNFPEFTGRICPAPCEGSCVLGINKDPVAIELIEKSIAEEAFERGLVKANPPKTRTGKSVAVIGSGPAGLAAATQLNQAGHNVTVFERADQIGGLLRYGIPDFKLEKWTIDRRLKVMEEEGITFKTNANIGVNIPVSELEEKFNAIVLCGGSTVPRDLPLPGRSLKGIHFAMDFLSQQNKRVSNRENVLINHQGVDTKEDIFATGKNVIVIGGGDTGSDCVGTSNRHKAKSVTQIELLSKPPESRTQLNPWPEWPMTLKTSSSHDEGCERAWAILTKEFIGNDKGELTGLRLVDINWGKNGMEEVPGTDRVIPCELALLAAGFVHPQKEGMIEQLGLELDERGNVRAENYATSKSGVFTAGDMRRGQSLVVWAISEGREAARAVDEFLEGASKLPSKSKSFYQLA; encoded by the coding sequence ATGGGAGCAGTAGACGGATTTTTAAAATACAACAGAGAACTTCCTGAAGTAAGGGACCCGAAGAGCAGGATTGCAGATTACAACGAAATCTATGTTCCATTCGCAGAGGAGAAAACCAACAAACAGGCCGCCCGATGTATGGACTGTGGAATTCCCTTTTGTCATAATGGCTGTCCACTGGGCAACCACATTCCAGACTTCAATGATGCCGTTTTCAACAAGGATTGGGAGACTGCCTTTAAGATTCTTTCATCGACAAACAATTTCCCGGAATTCACTGGACGCATCTGCCCTGCTCCATGCGAAGGCTCTTGCGTTTTGGGGATTAACAAGGATCCTGTAGCGATCGAATTGATCGAAAAATCAATTGCGGAAGAAGCCTTTGAAAGAGGGTTGGTAAAAGCCAATCCTCCTAAAACAAGAACTGGGAAATCCGTAGCGGTAATAGGATCAGGACCAGCAGGGCTGGCAGCGGCTACACAACTAAATCAGGCAGGTCACAATGTGACAGTGTTTGAAAGAGCTGATCAGATCGGCGGGCTCCTGCGATATGGCATCCCGGATTTTAAGCTGGAAAAATGGACCATCGACAGAAGGCTCAAAGTAATGGAAGAGGAAGGAATCACATTCAAAACCAACGCCAATATAGGGGTGAACATTCCTGTGAGCGAATTGGAAGAGAAATTTAACGCGATTGTACTTTGTGGAGGCTCTACAGTGCCGAGAGATTTACCTTTGCCCGGTCGTAGCCTGAAAGGCATTCATTTCGCGATGGATTTCCTGAGTCAGCAAAATAAGCGTGTTTCCAATAGAGAAAATGTTCTGATCAACCACCAGGGAGTAGATACCAAAGAGGACATTTTCGCCACAGGCAAAAACGTAATCGTAATTGGTGGTGGTGACACTGGATCTGACTGTGTGGGTACCTCCAACCGACACAAAGCAAAATCGGTCACTCAGATAGAGCTCCTATCCAAGCCACCTGAATCCAGAACTCAACTGAACCCATGGCCTGAATGGCCAATGACCCTCAAAACCTCATCATCGCATGATGAAGGATGTGAGCGGGCCTGGGCCATCCTCACCAAGGAATTTATTGGGAATGACAAAGGGGAACTCACCGGCCTGAGACTGGTGGACATCAACTGGGGAAAGAACGGCATGGAAGAAGTTCCGGGCACCGACAGGGTGATCCCATGTGAACTGGCGCTTCTGGCCGCAGGGTTTGTGCATCCTCAGAAAGAGGGAATGATCGAACAACTGGGACTCGAGCTTGATGAAAGAGGAAACGTAAGAGCTGAGAATTATGCCACCAGCAAGAGTGGCGTGTTTACAGCAGGTGATATGCGCAGAGGCCAGTCTTTGGTGGTCTGGGCTATCTCTGAAGGCAGAGAGGCTGCCCGTGCAGTAGATGAATTTCTGGAAGGAGCTTCTAAGCTGCCTTCAAAATCAAAATCATTCTATCAGTTAGCCTAG
- the gltB gene encoding glutamate synthase large subunit produces the protein MVNKGLYTKELEHDSCGVGCVADINNRESHKNVKDALTMLKNMEHRGATGSDENTGDGAGILVQIPHAFFKKELENFGITLPSKGSYGVGMIFFPKNYQVREKCRQVFNKCLKDLGLNLIGYRLVPVDSQVPGHESKAAEPYVEQIFIGINEKLTEEELERKLFVLSNYATHEIKNQVEGQNGDFYVCSLSAHTVIYKGQLKTDQLEDYYHDLTNKDFKSVFAIVHSRFSTNTFPNWKLAQPFRYLAHNGEINTIRGNVNKMKSKEANMSSPLFTEKELQWLLPVTDPANSDSANLDALIELLVLGGRSLPHVMMMLVPEAWQDNSQMEVMKKAFYKYHASIMEPWDGPAALFFTNGKQLGATLDRNGLRPVRYCVTKDNRLIMASETGAIPVKPENVLENGRLQPGKMLWLDLPNKKLFYDEEIKNEVVKDKPYFDWIKKERIKLRLLPDPEIKEEKIEKELLRKQLKAYGYTQEDVKLTVGPLAELGKEPLGSMGADAPLAVLSRQSQHISNYFKQFFAQVSNPPIDPIRERLVMSLYTRVGESLNILDESALHTKQIHISQPVLSRADFQKLISQKEIGFDYGSIDGTYDPSEINLKEALDRVCAEAQAEVEKGKKILVLSNRNISETRVPIPSLLTIGAVHQHLVKENIRTKTGLIAEAGDIWETHHFATAVGYGVSAVYPFKAYDCIADLYADGKLDQGTSLNTYYENFAHGIGSGLLKILSKMGISTLQSYQSAQIFECVGLGSEVVNKCFKGTVSRLDGLTFEDLEKECLIKHASGFDTDNKLLEVGGYFQWKRNGEAHLLNPETIHLLQKSTSLGDYELFKKYAASVHNYQDSTITLRSLFDFKKRTSVPLEEVEPASSIMKRFATGAMSFGSISHEAHSTLAIAMNRIGGKSNSGEGGEDEIRFAKKPNGDWERSSIKQVASGRFGVTSNYLKEATELQIKIAQGAKPGEGGQLPGHKVDEWIAKVRHSTPGVGLISPPPHHDIYSIEDLKQLIYDLKNANRHARINVKLVSEAGVGTIASGVAKAKADVILISGADGGTGASPLSSIRHAGLPWEIGLAEAHQTLLRNNLRSRVVLQTDGKLMTGRDVAIAALLGAEEFGFSTTALIVEGCIMMRKCHLNTCPVGIATQKPELRKLFTGNPDHVVNFFTFITEQLREVMAELGFRTINEMVGQSNVLKVRSDLDHWKLKNIDFSPILHQESVPASFGKHHQIDQDHGLEKVLDRKLIRDYLNKGENNKTYKIINIDRSVGAMLSHEVSKAYGSAGLKMSPIKIGFTGSAGQSFGAFLAPGIEFCLEGESNDYLGKGLSGGKIVVKVPQKATFKPEKNIIIGNVAFYGATSGKAYIHGNAGERFCVRNSGVEAVVEGVGDHGCEYMTGGKVIILGETGKNFAAGMSGGIAYVLDTDETFRDKVNMEMVGLEQPGSDDLAYLKEEIGAHVTNTGSQHAANILDDWDHMQQYFVKVMPHDLKRVLEENKIQEKVA, from the coding sequence ATGGTAAATAAAGGACTGTATACCAAAGAGTTGGAGCATGATTCTTGTGGTGTGGGGTGTGTTGCAGACATCAACAACAGAGAATCACACAAAAATGTGAAGGATGCGCTGACCATGCTAAAGAACATGGAGCACAGGGGTGCAACCGGTAGTGATGAAAATACAGGAGATGGAGCTGGTATTTTAGTTCAGATTCCACACGCCTTTTTCAAAAAGGAACTAGAGAATTTCGGCATCACCCTGCCCTCAAAAGGATCTTATGGTGTGGGAATGATCTTCTTCCCTAAAAACTATCAGGTAAGGGAAAAATGTCGGCAAGTATTTAACAAATGCCTCAAGGACCTTGGTCTTAACCTCATAGGATACAGACTTGTGCCGGTGGACTCTCAGGTGCCCGGACATGAATCCAAAGCAGCCGAACCATACGTAGAGCAAATTTTTATTGGCATCAACGAAAAACTCACGGAAGAAGAACTCGAAAGAAAACTTTTTGTGCTGAGTAACTACGCCACCCACGAAATCAAAAATCAGGTTGAAGGACAGAATGGTGACTTCTATGTGTGTAGCCTGTCAGCCCACACTGTGATATACAAAGGTCAGTTGAAGACTGACCAGCTGGAAGATTACTACCATGATCTGACCAACAAGGATTTTAAAAGCGTTTTTGCTATCGTGCATTCACGCTTCTCTACCAACACCTTCCCTAACTGGAAGCTTGCCCAGCCTTTCAGATACCTGGCCCACAATGGTGAAATCAACACCATACGTGGTAACGTGAATAAAATGAAATCAAAGGAAGCGAATATGTCTTCCCCTCTTTTCACCGAAAAGGAACTGCAGTGGCTTCTTCCTGTGACCGATCCTGCTAATTCGGATTCGGCCAATCTGGACGCACTTATAGAGCTACTCGTGCTTGGTGGACGCAGCCTGCCTCACGTCATGATGATGCTCGTGCCAGAAGCATGGCAGGACAACTCGCAAATGGAGGTAATGAAGAAGGCCTTCTACAAGTACCATGCATCCATCATGGAGCCCTGGGATGGACCAGCCGCCTTGTTTTTTACCAACGGAAAGCAACTCGGTGCCACTCTGGACAGAAATGGATTGCGCCCGGTTCGCTACTGTGTTACCAAAGACAACAGGCTTATCATGGCTTCAGAAACCGGGGCCATTCCGGTGAAGCCCGAAAATGTATTGGAAAACGGTCGTTTACAGCCAGGAAAAATGCTTTGGCTGGATCTTCCCAACAAAAAGCTCTTCTATGATGAAGAAATCAAAAACGAGGTAGTCAAAGACAAGCCCTATTTTGATTGGATCAAGAAGGAAAGAATCAAACTCAGACTCCTACCGGATCCTGAGATAAAAGAGGAAAAAATCGAAAAAGAACTTCTGAGAAAGCAGTTGAAAGCCTACGGCTATACTCAGGAAGATGTAAAACTGACGGTAGGCCCACTGGCAGAGCTGGGAAAAGAGCCGTTGGGCTCCATGGGAGCAGATGCTCCTCTGGCCGTATTGTCCAGACAAAGTCAGCACATCTCTAATTACTTCAAGCAGTTTTTTGCTCAGGTAAGTAACCCGCCAATCGATCCTATCAGAGAAAGACTGGTGATGTCCCTCTATACCCGGGTGGGTGAATCCCTGAATATATTGGATGAGTCCGCTCTGCACACCAAGCAAATTCACATTTCGCAACCAGTACTTTCCAGAGCTGACTTCCAAAAGCTAATTAGTCAAAAGGAAATAGGATTTGACTATGGCAGCATCGATGGCACTTACGATCCTTCAGAGATCAATCTGAAAGAAGCACTGGATCGAGTCTGCGCAGAAGCTCAGGCTGAAGTAGAAAAAGGTAAGAAAATCCTCGTACTCTCCAATCGCAACATCAGTGAGACCAGGGTGCCTATTCCTTCACTACTCACTATAGGTGCAGTGCATCAGCACCTGGTGAAAGAAAACATCCGTACAAAGACAGGTCTGATCGCAGAGGCCGGTGACATCTGGGAAACTCACCATTTTGCCACCGCTGTAGGTTACGGTGTGAGTGCCGTATATCCATTCAAAGCTTATGACTGTATTGCAGACCTTTATGCAGATGGCAAGCTCGATCAGGGAACTTCATTGAATACCTATTATGAAAATTTTGCCCATGGTATAGGCAGTGGTCTCTTGAAGATCCTTTCCAAAATGGGTATCTCTACCCTCCAGTCTTATCAATCTGCTCAGATTTTTGAGTGTGTGGGATTGGGATCTGAAGTAGTCAACAAATGCTTCAAGGGCACCGTCAGCAGATTGGACGGCCTCACCTTTGAGGATCTGGAGAAAGAATGCCTGATCAAACATGCATCTGGATTTGATACAGATAATAAACTACTGGAAGTGGGAGGATATTTCCAATGGAAAAGAAATGGTGAGGCCCACCTTCTGAATCCGGAAACCATCCATTTGCTACAAAAATCAACCTCTCTAGGGGATTACGAACTGTTCAAAAAGTACGCAGCAAGTGTACATAACTATCAGGACAGCACCATCACCCTGAGAAGTTTGTTTGATTTCAAAAAACGAACATCCGTACCACTGGAGGAAGTAGAGCCCGCCAGTAGTATCATGAAGAGATTTGCCACGGGTGCCATGTCTTTCGGATCTATATCTCACGAAGCACACTCCACATTAGCCATTGCCATGAACAGAATTGGTGGCAAAAGTAACAGTGGTGAAGGTGGAGAAGACGAGATTAGGTTTGCTAAAAAGCCCAATGGTGACTGGGAGAGATCTTCAATCAAGCAGGTAGCGTCCGGTAGGTTTGGAGTGACCAGTAATTACCTGAAGGAAGCGACCGAACTTCAAATAAAAATAGCACAGGGTGCAAAGCCCGGAGAGGGCGGTCAATTGCCAGGACATAAAGTGGACGAGTGGATTGCCAAAGTGCGACACTCTACACCAGGTGTTGGGCTCATTTCACCCCCACCACACCACGACATCTATTCTATAGAAGACCTTAAGCAGCTTATCTATGATCTGAAAAATGCGAATAGACATGCCCGGATTAATGTAAAACTGGTATCTGAAGCAGGTGTCGGCACTATTGCTTCCGGTGTGGCTAAGGCCAAAGCAGATGTTATATTGATCTCAGGTGCGGATGGAGGTACTGGTGCCTCACCACTTAGCTCCATCAGACACGCCGGACTCCCATGGGAGATTGGGCTGGCCGAAGCGCATCAGACCCTCCTGAGAAATAACCTGAGAAGCCGGGTCGTGTTGCAAACAGATGGTAAGCTTATGACAGGGCGTGATGTGGCCATTGCAGCATTGTTGGGAGCCGAAGAATTTGGATTTAGCACCACAGCGCTCATTGTTGAGGGTTGTATCATGATGAGAAAATGCCACCTCAACACTTGTCCTGTAGGGATCGCCACACAGAAACCTGAGTTGAGAAAGCTATTCACCGGTAACCCGGATCATGTGGTCAACTTCTTTACATTCATCACAGAACAGCTCAGAGAAGTGATGGCCGAACTTGGTTTCCGTACCATCAACGAAATGGTCGGTCAATCCAACGTGCTCAAAGTGCGCAGCGATCTTGATCATTGGAAACTAAAAAACATAGACTTCTCTCCTATCCTTCATCAGGAAAGTGTGCCTGCCTCTTTTGGTAAGCATCACCAAATAGACCAGGATCATGGACTGGAGAAGGTGCTAGATAGAAAATTGATTCGTGATTACCTCAATAAAGGTGAGAACAACAAAACCTACAAAATCATCAACATCGATCGGTCCGTAGGCGCCATGCTCTCGCATGAGGTATCCAAGGCATATGGCAGTGCCGGGTTGAAGATGAGTCCAATTAAAATCGGATTCACAGGGTCTGCCGGACAAAGTTTCGGAGCATTCCTTGCTCCGGGCATTGAGTTTTGTCTGGAAGGTGAATCTAACGACTACCTTGGAAAAGGACTTTCAGGAGGTAAAATCGTAGTGAAGGTACCTCAAAAGGCCACATTCAAGCCGGAGAAGAACATCATCATTGGTAACGTAGCGTTCTACGGAGCCACTTCAGGAAAAGCCTACATCCATGGCAACGCCGGAGAGCGTTTCTGTGTGAGAAACTCAGGTGTAGAGGCTGTAGTGGAAGGTGTAGGTGACCATGGTTGTGAATACATGACCGGAGGAAAAGTAATTATCCTGGGTGAAACAGGTAAAAACTTCGCCGCCGGAATGAGCGGTGGTATCGCCTACGTTTTAGACACCGATGAAACCTTCCGAGATAAGGTGAACATGGAAATGGTAGGCCTGGAACAACCCGGAAGTGATGATTTGGCCTACCTCAAGGAGGAAATCGGCGCACACGTTACCAATACAGGTAGCCAGCATGCCGCCAATATCCTCGACGACTGGGATCACATGCAGCAGTACTTCGTCAAAGTGATGCCACACGATTTAAAAAGAGTTTTAGAAGAGAATAAAATACAAGAAAAAGTAGCATAA
- a CDS encoding TlpA family protein disulfide reductase — translation MRKIVLMILWIAPYLSQGQSAEINFRIKDFKDSIAYIGYHFGHQKYLMDTLPVSEDRFSMKVNQPKQGIYFIYTPSYYFEFVMDGKSFGLETSVSGGYDQLKVSGSKENELFRSFQVEIGGLQKKQRSFVERLKEATGEDSVRIMKDIREVNVQMEDVRKKLISENDQSFVAAFLRLMRDPDVPSLDSISDESQRKMQRYTYYKSHFFEEGQLQDGRLLRTPLLYPKVTKYFDEVVIQQPDSLIRELDWFFGQIKHDEESFRYWLVTLFKKYAESKVMGMDAVMVHMIENFYLTGRASWISEEYEKTLREEVAYVKPNLIGKQAPPINAVDTLMQAFSFSDIQTGYTLLFIYDPDCGHCKKSVKKLEEVDGRMAELDITVVALCTTTDVSRWKKFVASHNPMWVHLIDPTGKSYFRVSYDVRSTPRIYLLDADKRILAKRLEIDQFLDVVERMKEGL, via the coding sequence ATGAGAAAAATCGTCCTGATGATCCTTTGGATTGCTCCATATTTAAGCCAGGGTCAGTCCGCAGAGATCAATTTCAGAATAAAGGATTTCAAAGACTCAATTGCCTACATAGGTTATCACTTTGGTCATCAGAAATACCTGATGGATACGCTGCCCGTTAGTGAAGATCGGTTTTCGATGAAGGTAAATCAACCTAAGCAGGGGATATACTTTATATATACACCGAGCTATTATTTTGAGTTCGTAATGGATGGGAAGTCATTTGGATTGGAAACCAGTGTGTCCGGAGGTTATGATCAGCTCAAAGTGAGTGGTTCTAAGGAGAATGAGCTTTTTAGGAGTTTTCAGGTGGAGATAGGTGGGTTGCAAAAGAAGCAAAGGTCTTTTGTGGAACGCCTCAAGGAAGCGACTGGTGAAGATTCGGTGCGGATCATGAAGGATATTCGTGAGGTGAATGTGCAAATGGAGGATGTGAGGAAAAAGCTCATTTCGGAGAACGACCAGTCATTTGTGGCGGCTTTTTTGCGACTGATGCGGGACCCTGATGTGCCGTCTCTGGATAGCATTAGCGATGAATCACAGCGGAAAATGCAGCGCTATACTTACTACAAGAGTCATTTCTTTGAGGAGGGGCAGCTACAGGATGGTCGCCTGCTGAGAACTCCACTGCTTTACCCTAAGGTGACCAAGTATTTTGATGAGGTGGTGATTCAGCAGCCGGACAGCCTGATCAGAGAGTTGGATTGGTTTTTTGGTCAGATCAAGCATGACGAGGAATCTTTCAGGTATTGGTTGGTGACCCTATTTAAGAAATATGCCGAGTCTAAGGTGATGGGGATGGATGCTGTGATGGTTCACATGATTGAAAACTTCTACCTGACAGGTAGGGCATCGTGGATTTCAGAGGAGTACGAGAAGACCCTCAGAGAGGAAGTAGCCTATGTGAAGCCGAATCTCATTGGCAAACAGGCACCACCGATCAATGCGGTGGATACGCTGATGCAGGCTTTTTCATTTTCAGACATTCAAACCGGGTACACTCTGCTATTTATTTACGACCCTGACTGTGGGCATTGTAAGAAATCAGTGAAAAAACTGGAAGAAGTGGACGGCCGGATGGCTGAGCTGGACATTACAGTGGTAGCCCTTTGTACCACCACTGATGTGAGCCGTTGGAAGAAATTTGTAGCAAGTCACAACCCCATGTGGGTTCACCTGATAGACCCTACAGGCAAGAGTTATTTCAGGGTTTCCTATGATGTGCGGAGCACCCCCAGAATCTACCTGCTGGATGCGGATAAGAGAATTCTGGCTAAGCGATTGGAAATTGATCAGTTCCTGGATGTGGTGGAGCGAATGAAAGAGGGTCTTTGA
- a CDS encoding NADPH-dependent FMN reductase, translated as MNILIFNGSLESQSNTTPTRIARAFTNHLEQRGATVTTFHLSEAGIPLFDFSFEETPSSVVDMVSTFRAADMHIWLTPLYHGSMTGAMKNCLDWLEISAREEVPYLTNKIIGLVCWADGAQAMQGINAMDAVAKALRAWVLPYSIPIVRGNLFVADNQEMSPDYLEKIELMSTLLSDRLPSNFTV; from the coding sequence ATGAACATCCTCATTTTCAATGGTTCATTAGAAAGCCAATCCAACACAACACCTACCCGCATTGCCCGGGCCTTTACAAATCATCTGGAGCAGCGTGGAGCTACGGTTACCACGTTTCACCTATCCGAGGCTGGCATTCCGCTCTTCGATTTTAGTTTTGAAGAAACTCCATCATCAGTTGTGGACATGGTGAGTACTTTCAGAGCCGCAGATATGCACATTTGGCTCACTCCACTCTATCATGGCAGTATGACTGGTGCCATGAAAAACTGCCTTGATTGGTTAGAAATCAGCGCACGTGAAGAAGTTCCTTATCTGACCAATAAGATCATCGGGCTTGTCTGTTGGGCCGATGGTGCCCAGGCTATGCAGGGCATTAATGCAATGGATGCTGTAGCAAAGGCGTTGCGGGCATGGGTGCTTCCTTACAGCATTCCCATCGTTCGCGGCAATCTTTTTGTAGCCGATAATCAGGAAATGAGCCCCGACTACCTTGAAAAAATCGAATTAATGTCTACGTTGCTCAGTGATCGACTGCCAAGCAATTTTACTGTTTAG
- a CDS encoding superoxide dismutase → MSFELPALPYAYNALDAHIDTATMEIHHTKHHQAYVNKLNDAIKGTEAEGKSLEEIIKNISKFGAGVRNNGGGHYNHSLFWTILSPSPAKAPEGALKAAIDKKWGSLADFKTQFEQAAATRFGSGWAWLYVTADGEVAIASTPNQDNPLMDVNPENGTPILGLDVWEHAYYLKYQNKRPDYITAFWNVLDWKAVEANYAKVVG, encoded by the coding sequence ATGTCTTTCGAACTACCTGCATTACCCTATGCATACAATGCACTGGATGCCCATATCGATACAGCTACCATGGAGATTCACCACACCAAGCACCATCAGGCTTATGTGAACAAGCTGAATGATGCCATCAAGGGCACTGAGGCAGAAGGAAAATCCCTGGAAGAAATCATTAAAAACATCAGCAAGTTTGGAGCCGGAGTGCGTAACAATGGCGGAGGTCATTACAACCACTCACTTTTCTGGACCATTCTTTCGCCCAGCCCTGCCAAAGCCCCTGAAGGTGCGCTCAAGGCAGCCATTGATAAGAAATGGGGAAGTTTAGCGGATTTCAAAACACAATTCGAACAAGCAGCGGCTACCCGCTTTGGGTCTGGCTGGGCATGGCTCTACGTCACTGCCGATGGCGAGGTGGCCATTGCCTCCACGCCCAATCAGGACAATCCTTTGATGGATGTGAATCCTGAGAATGGTACGCCTATTCTTGGATTGGATGTTTGGGAACATGCCTATTACCTGAAGTACCAAAACAAACGACCGGATTACATCACTGCTTTTTGGAATGTGCTGGACTGGAAAGCTGTAGAGGCCAATTATGCCAAAGTGGTAGGCTAA
- a CDS encoding metalloregulator ArsR/SmtB family transcription factor, translating to MEKYSALGFVSLNQTQKRMLMYLKMHGAQPAAVLAGEMGLTNEGARQHLMRMMEEGWISSESQSKGVGRPIILYKITAAGFGLFPDAHAELTLQLLTSVKALFGQEGLDRLIQSREQETLKQYQSGVEGMGRLEDRLDYLVSIRSAEGYMAEWYQDGDLYFLVENHCPICAAATRCQGFCQAELQNFRQTLGEGVKVERVEHIVQGARRCAYQITTLDK from the coding sequence TTGGAAAAATATTCAGCCCTTGGTTTTGTCTCTTTGAATCAAACGCAGAAGCGAATGCTCATGTATTTGAAAATGCATGGCGCACAACCCGCGGCTGTTTTAGCCGGTGAGATGGGACTGACCAACGAGGGTGCCCGACAGCACCTCATGCGGATGATGGAAGAGGGATGGATCTCCTCCGAAAGTCAGTCGAAGGGGGTGGGGAGGCCGATTATTCTGTATAAAATCACAGCTGCTGGTTTTGGGCTTTTTCCTGATGCTCATGCCGAACTCACGCTACAGTTGCTCACTTCGGTGAAGGCGTTGTTTGGACAGGAGGGATTGGATCGGCTCATCCAGTCGAGGGAGCAGGAAACTTTGAAGCAATACCAATCGGGAGTGGAGGGAATGGGCCGTCTGGAGGATCGTCTGGACTATCTGGTAAGCATTCGCTCAGCGGAGGGCTATATGGCTGAGTGGTATCAGGACGGAGATCTCTATTTTTTGGTGGAGAACCATTGTCCCATCTGTGCTGCAGCTACCCGGTGCCAGGGCTTTTGTCAAGCTGAACTTCAGAACTTCAGGCAAACCCTTGGTGAAGGCGTGAAGGTGGAGCGGGTGGAGCATATCGTACAAGGGGCCAGACGTTGCGCCTATCAAATCACGACATTAGATAAGTGA